From one Lycium ferocissimum isolate CSIRO_LF1 chromosome 5, AGI_CSIRO_Lferr_CH_V1, whole genome shotgun sequence genomic stretch:
- the LOC132055377 gene encoding uncharacterized protein LOC132055377 isoform X4, with amino-acid sequence MKKRKLKGRTQRKVNKKKGKMMENINTDERAVDADRISELPEHILHHILHLLHRSKDIARTSVLSKKWKGIWKSFTSFDFDQNWFRHEEDEKNWNHLQPPPAEKQSYMLKFALEEFTGDVPVIEKFILFVANALVTRVEPLPSIQKFRLRVTHLTMMLRSLMDDWIGVAIEKNVKELELHVDLDCKDRPYVLPYALFASKSITSLKLNGCGVDYSDDDDVKDDFVGDVMDDDDIKLQNLRELSMKTMRINEKVVHRFVQGCPFIEDMRLINCYGLKFLHVSSLPNLNRLEVHEGSNLRWIKLEAPNLETFWFHGKKSSRCKILLAGCGNLKNLMLRHAHMADKSFQEYISYFPLLEELYLLECHALHGITILSDKLKKLSVIRCHKLKEANIDAPNLLSFEYTGAELRFSSINASRLQEVKLHLKSQKQKFHSNEVQKFIKGFDAKGFNLFLASKQDVFIYEDLRGILQLPSKVYKIELTKSTKILGNLLNSHLRDFHPKTLTLETSPSSELLTFLKEEMMNKERTPSCCKYYSKKCWRHYLKEVNMFEFSVSRVNPTTRFELKWRSVSSLLQEALIIHGALRSPGRVE; translated from the exons ATGAAGAAAAGGAAACTAAAAGGCAGGACACAGCGAAAGGTAAataaaaagaagggaaagaTGATGGAGAACATCAACACAGATGAAAGAGCAGTTGATGCGGACAGGATCTCTGAGTTGCCTGAACACATTTTACATCATATCCTTCATCTTCTCCACAGGTCAAAAGATATTGCAAGAACTAGTGTTTTGTCTAAGAAGTGGAAAGGCATTTGGAAATCTTTCACATCCTTTGATTTTGATCAGAATTGGTTTAGACATGAAGAggatgaaaagaattggaatcATCTTCAACCTCCACCAGCGGAGAAACAGAGCTACATGTTAAAATTTGCGCTTGAGGAATTTACCGGAGATGTGCCAGTGATAGAAAAGTTCATTCTGTTTGTTGCAAACGCCCTGGTAACCAGAGTTGAACCTTTGCCAAGTATACAAAAGTTTAGGCTGCGTGTCACTCATTTAACTATGATGTTGAGGAGTTTAATGGATGATTGGATTGGTGTTGCCATTGAGAAGAATGTTAAAGAGCTTGAACTCCATGTGGATTTGGATTGCAAAGACAGACCTTACGTACTGCCTTATGCCCTCTTTGCTTCAAAGTCAATAACCTCGTTGAAGCTTAACGGATGTGGAGTCGATTATAGTGATGACGATGACGTAAAGGATGATTTTGTTGGTGACGTAATGGATGATGATGACATAAAGCTCCAAAACCTGCGGGAGCTATCCATGAAAACGATGCGAATAAATGAGAAGGTAGTCCATCGTTTTGTCCAAGGCTGCCCTTTTATCGAAGATATGCGACTGATCAATTGCTATGGTTTGAAATTCTTGCATGTTTCATCTCTGCCTAATTTAAATAGGTTGGAGGTACATGAGGGCTCCAACCTCAGGTGGATCAAACTTGAGGCACCAAATCTTGAGACATTTTGGTTCCACGGAAAGAAGTCTTCAAGGTGCAAAATACTCTTAGCAGGGTGTGGAAATCTTAAGAATTTGATGTTGAGGCATGCACATATGGCAGATAAGTCATTTCAGGAATATATCTCCTACTTCCCGTTGCTTGAAGAATTGTACCTGTTGGAGTGTCATGCATTGCATGGGATTACGATATTGAGTGACAAGCTGAAAAAGCTGTCGGTGATAAGGTGCCACAAGCTAAAGGAAGCCAACATTGATGCACCAAATCTACTTTCATTTGAGTATACTGGAGCTGAGCTGCGTTTTtcttccattaatgcttctcgGTTGCAAGAAGTGAAGCTTCACTTAAAATCCCAAAAACAAAAGTTTCACTCTAATGAAGTGCAGAAATTCATTAAAGGATTTGATGCCAAAGGTTTCAACTTGTTTCTTGCCTCCAAACAG GATGTGTTTATCTATGAGGATTTGAGAGGAATCCTTCAACTTCCCTCTAAAGTGTATAAGATAGAATTGACTAAATCAACAAAGATATTGGGAAATCTTCTCAATAGTCACTTGCGAGATTTTCACCCAAAAACTCTTACCTTAGAGACATCTCCCAGTAGTGAACTCCTCACG TTCTTGAAGGAGGAGATGATGAACAAAGAGAGGACTCCTAGCTGCTGTAAATATTACTCAAAGAAATGCTGGCGACATTATTTAAAAGAGGTTAATATGTTTGAGTTTTCAGTATCTAGGGTGAATCCAACTACAAGGTTTGAACTAAAATGGAGATCGGTGAGCTCGCTACTGCAGGAAGCTCTCATTATCCATGGAGCACTCAGGTCTCCTGGCAGAGTAGAATAA
- the LOC132055377 gene encoding uncharacterized protein LOC132055377 isoform X1 — protein sequence MLINTLRQFTFPNSERVSRFCKDGTLMKKRKLKGRTQRKVNKKKGKMMENINTDERAVDADRISELPEHILHHILHLLHRSKDIARTSVLSKKWKGIWKSFTSFDFDQNWFRHEEDEKNWNHLQPPPAEKQSYMLKFALEEFTGDVPVIEKFILFVANALVTRVEPLPSIQKFRLRVTHLTMMLRSLMDDWIGVAIEKNVKELELHVDLDCKDRPYVLPYALFASKSITSLKLNGCGVDYSDDDDVKDDFVGDVMDDDDIKLQNLRELSMKTMRINEKVVHRFVQGCPFIEDMRLINCYGLKFLHVSSLPNLNRLEVHEGSNLRWIKLEAPNLETFWFHGKKSSRCKILLAGCGNLKNLMLRHAHMADKSFQEYISYFPLLEELYLLECHALHGITILSDKLKKLSVIRCHKLKEANIDAPNLLSFEYTGAELRFSSINASRLQEVKLHLKSQKQKFHSNEVQKFIKGFDAKGFNLFLASKQDVFIYEDLRGILQLPSKVYKIELTKSTKILGNLLNSHLRDFHPKTLTLETSPSSELLTFLKEEMMNKERTPSCCKYYSKKCWRHYLKEVNMFEFSVSRVNPTTRFELKWRSVSSLLQEALIIHGALRSPGRVE from the exons ATGTTAATCAACACACTTCGTCAGTTCACCTTCCCAAATTCCGAAAG GGTCTCTAGGTTTTGCAAAGACGGGACATTAATGAAGAAAAGGAAACTAAAAGGCAGGACACAGCGAAAGGTAAataaaaagaagggaaagaTGATGGAGAACATCAACACAGATGAAAGAGCAGTTGATGCGGACAGGATCTCTGAGTTGCCTGAACACATTTTACATCATATCCTTCATCTTCTCCACAGGTCAAAAGATATTGCAAGAACTAGTGTTTTGTCTAAGAAGTGGAAAGGCATTTGGAAATCTTTCACATCCTTTGATTTTGATCAGAATTGGTTTAGACATGAAGAggatgaaaagaattggaatcATCTTCAACCTCCACCAGCGGAGAAACAGAGCTACATGTTAAAATTTGCGCTTGAGGAATTTACCGGAGATGTGCCAGTGATAGAAAAGTTCATTCTGTTTGTTGCAAACGCCCTGGTAACCAGAGTTGAACCTTTGCCAAGTATACAAAAGTTTAGGCTGCGTGTCACTCATTTAACTATGATGTTGAGGAGTTTAATGGATGATTGGATTGGTGTTGCCATTGAGAAGAATGTTAAAGAGCTTGAACTCCATGTGGATTTGGATTGCAAAGACAGACCTTACGTACTGCCTTATGCCCTCTTTGCTTCAAAGTCAATAACCTCGTTGAAGCTTAACGGATGTGGAGTCGATTATAGTGATGACGATGACGTAAAGGATGATTTTGTTGGTGACGTAATGGATGATGATGACATAAAGCTCCAAAACCTGCGGGAGCTATCCATGAAAACGATGCGAATAAATGAGAAGGTAGTCCATCGTTTTGTCCAAGGCTGCCCTTTTATCGAAGATATGCGACTGATCAATTGCTATGGTTTGAAATTCTTGCATGTTTCATCTCTGCCTAATTTAAATAGGTTGGAGGTACATGAGGGCTCCAACCTCAGGTGGATCAAACTTGAGGCACCAAATCTTGAGACATTTTGGTTCCACGGAAAGAAGTCTTCAAGGTGCAAAATACTCTTAGCAGGGTGTGGAAATCTTAAGAATTTGATGTTGAGGCATGCACATATGGCAGATAAGTCATTTCAGGAATATATCTCCTACTTCCCGTTGCTTGAAGAATTGTACCTGTTGGAGTGTCATGCATTGCATGGGATTACGATATTGAGTGACAAGCTGAAAAAGCTGTCGGTGATAAGGTGCCACAAGCTAAAGGAAGCCAACATTGATGCACCAAATCTACTTTCATTTGAGTATACTGGAGCTGAGCTGCGTTTTtcttccattaatgcttctcgGTTGCAAGAAGTGAAGCTTCACTTAAAATCCCAAAAACAAAAGTTTCACTCTAATGAAGTGCAGAAATTCATTAAAGGATTTGATGCCAAAGGTTTCAACTTGTTTCTTGCCTCCAAACAG GATGTGTTTATCTATGAGGATTTGAGAGGAATCCTTCAACTTCCCTCTAAAGTGTATAAGATAGAATTGACTAAATCAACAAAGATATTGGGAAATCTTCTCAATAGTCACTTGCGAGATTTTCACCCAAAAACTCTTACCTTAGAGACATCTCCCAGTAGTGAACTCCTCACG TTCTTGAAGGAGGAGATGATGAACAAAGAGAGGACTCCTAGCTGCTGTAAATATTACTCAAAGAAATGCTGGCGACATTATTTAAAAGAGGTTAATATGTTTGAGTTTTCAGTATCTAGGGTGAATCCAACTACAAGGTTTGAACTAAAATGGAGATCGGTGAGCTCGCTACTGCAGGAAGCTCTCATTATCCATGGAGCACTCAGGTCTCCTGGCAGAGTAGAATAA
- the LOC132055377 gene encoding uncharacterized protein LOC132055377 isoform X2, with product MLINTLRQFTFPNSERFCKDGTLMKKRKLKGRTQRKVNKKKGKMMENINTDERAVDADRISELPEHILHHILHLLHRSKDIARTSVLSKKWKGIWKSFTSFDFDQNWFRHEEDEKNWNHLQPPPAEKQSYMLKFALEEFTGDVPVIEKFILFVANALVTRVEPLPSIQKFRLRVTHLTMMLRSLMDDWIGVAIEKNVKELELHVDLDCKDRPYVLPYALFASKSITSLKLNGCGVDYSDDDDVKDDFVGDVMDDDDIKLQNLRELSMKTMRINEKVVHRFVQGCPFIEDMRLINCYGLKFLHVSSLPNLNRLEVHEGSNLRWIKLEAPNLETFWFHGKKSSRCKILLAGCGNLKNLMLRHAHMADKSFQEYISYFPLLEELYLLECHALHGITILSDKLKKLSVIRCHKLKEANIDAPNLLSFEYTGAELRFSSINASRLQEVKLHLKSQKQKFHSNEVQKFIKGFDAKGFNLFLASKQDVFIYEDLRGILQLPSKVYKIELTKSTKILGNLLNSHLRDFHPKTLTLETSPSSELLTFLKEEMMNKERTPSCCKYYSKKCWRHYLKEVNMFEFSVSRVNPTTRFELKWRSVSSLLQEALIIHGALRSPGRVE from the exons ATGTTAATCAACACACTTCGTCAGTTCACCTTCCCAAATTCCGAAAG GTTTTGCAAAGACGGGACATTAATGAAGAAAAGGAAACTAAAAGGCAGGACACAGCGAAAGGTAAataaaaagaagggaaagaTGATGGAGAACATCAACACAGATGAAAGAGCAGTTGATGCGGACAGGATCTCTGAGTTGCCTGAACACATTTTACATCATATCCTTCATCTTCTCCACAGGTCAAAAGATATTGCAAGAACTAGTGTTTTGTCTAAGAAGTGGAAAGGCATTTGGAAATCTTTCACATCCTTTGATTTTGATCAGAATTGGTTTAGACATGAAGAggatgaaaagaattggaatcATCTTCAACCTCCACCAGCGGAGAAACAGAGCTACATGTTAAAATTTGCGCTTGAGGAATTTACCGGAGATGTGCCAGTGATAGAAAAGTTCATTCTGTTTGTTGCAAACGCCCTGGTAACCAGAGTTGAACCTTTGCCAAGTATACAAAAGTTTAGGCTGCGTGTCACTCATTTAACTATGATGTTGAGGAGTTTAATGGATGATTGGATTGGTGTTGCCATTGAGAAGAATGTTAAAGAGCTTGAACTCCATGTGGATTTGGATTGCAAAGACAGACCTTACGTACTGCCTTATGCCCTCTTTGCTTCAAAGTCAATAACCTCGTTGAAGCTTAACGGATGTGGAGTCGATTATAGTGATGACGATGACGTAAAGGATGATTTTGTTGGTGACGTAATGGATGATGATGACATAAAGCTCCAAAACCTGCGGGAGCTATCCATGAAAACGATGCGAATAAATGAGAAGGTAGTCCATCGTTTTGTCCAAGGCTGCCCTTTTATCGAAGATATGCGACTGATCAATTGCTATGGTTTGAAATTCTTGCATGTTTCATCTCTGCCTAATTTAAATAGGTTGGAGGTACATGAGGGCTCCAACCTCAGGTGGATCAAACTTGAGGCACCAAATCTTGAGACATTTTGGTTCCACGGAAAGAAGTCTTCAAGGTGCAAAATACTCTTAGCAGGGTGTGGAAATCTTAAGAATTTGATGTTGAGGCATGCACATATGGCAGATAAGTCATTTCAGGAATATATCTCCTACTTCCCGTTGCTTGAAGAATTGTACCTGTTGGAGTGTCATGCATTGCATGGGATTACGATATTGAGTGACAAGCTGAAAAAGCTGTCGGTGATAAGGTGCCACAAGCTAAAGGAAGCCAACATTGATGCACCAAATCTACTTTCATTTGAGTATACTGGAGCTGAGCTGCGTTTTtcttccattaatgcttctcgGTTGCAAGAAGTGAAGCTTCACTTAAAATCCCAAAAACAAAAGTTTCACTCTAATGAAGTGCAGAAATTCATTAAAGGATTTGATGCCAAAGGTTTCAACTTGTTTCTTGCCTCCAAACAG GATGTGTTTATCTATGAGGATTTGAGAGGAATCCTTCAACTTCCCTCTAAAGTGTATAAGATAGAATTGACTAAATCAACAAAGATATTGGGAAATCTTCTCAATAGTCACTTGCGAGATTTTCACCCAAAAACTCTTACCTTAGAGACATCTCCCAGTAGTGAACTCCTCACG TTCTTGAAGGAGGAGATGATGAACAAAGAGAGGACTCCTAGCTGCTGTAAATATTACTCAAAGAAATGCTGGCGACATTATTTAAAAGAGGTTAATATGTTTGAGTTTTCAGTATCTAGGGTGAATCCAACTACAAGGTTTGAACTAAAATGGAGATCGGTGAGCTCGCTACTGCAGGAAGCTCTCATTATCCATGGAGCACTCAGGTCTCCTGGCAGAGTAGAATAA
- the LOC132055377 gene encoding uncharacterized protein LOC132055377 isoform X3 has translation MAMVRVSRFCKDGTLMKKRKLKGRTQRKVNKKKGKMMENINTDERAVDADRISELPEHILHHILHLLHRSKDIARTSVLSKKWKGIWKSFTSFDFDQNWFRHEEDEKNWNHLQPPPAEKQSYMLKFALEEFTGDVPVIEKFILFVANALVTRVEPLPSIQKFRLRVTHLTMMLRSLMDDWIGVAIEKNVKELELHVDLDCKDRPYVLPYALFASKSITSLKLNGCGVDYSDDDDVKDDFVGDVMDDDDIKLQNLRELSMKTMRINEKVVHRFVQGCPFIEDMRLINCYGLKFLHVSSLPNLNRLEVHEGSNLRWIKLEAPNLETFWFHGKKSSRCKILLAGCGNLKNLMLRHAHMADKSFQEYISYFPLLEELYLLECHALHGITILSDKLKKLSVIRCHKLKEANIDAPNLLSFEYTGAELRFSSINASRLQEVKLHLKSQKQKFHSNEVQKFIKGFDAKGFNLFLASKQDVFIYEDLRGILQLPSKVYKIELTKSTKILGNLLNSHLRDFHPKTLTLETSPSSELLTFLKEEMMNKERTPSCCKYYSKKCWRHYLKEVNMFEFSVSRVNPTTRFELKWRSVSSLLQEALIIHGALRSPGRVE, from the exons ATGGCTATGGTTAG GGTCTCTAGGTTTTGCAAAGACGGGACATTAATGAAGAAAAGGAAACTAAAAGGCAGGACACAGCGAAAGGTAAataaaaagaagggaaagaTGATGGAGAACATCAACACAGATGAAAGAGCAGTTGATGCGGACAGGATCTCTGAGTTGCCTGAACACATTTTACATCATATCCTTCATCTTCTCCACAGGTCAAAAGATATTGCAAGAACTAGTGTTTTGTCTAAGAAGTGGAAAGGCATTTGGAAATCTTTCACATCCTTTGATTTTGATCAGAATTGGTTTAGACATGAAGAggatgaaaagaattggaatcATCTTCAACCTCCACCAGCGGAGAAACAGAGCTACATGTTAAAATTTGCGCTTGAGGAATTTACCGGAGATGTGCCAGTGATAGAAAAGTTCATTCTGTTTGTTGCAAACGCCCTGGTAACCAGAGTTGAACCTTTGCCAAGTATACAAAAGTTTAGGCTGCGTGTCACTCATTTAACTATGATGTTGAGGAGTTTAATGGATGATTGGATTGGTGTTGCCATTGAGAAGAATGTTAAAGAGCTTGAACTCCATGTGGATTTGGATTGCAAAGACAGACCTTACGTACTGCCTTATGCCCTCTTTGCTTCAAAGTCAATAACCTCGTTGAAGCTTAACGGATGTGGAGTCGATTATAGTGATGACGATGACGTAAAGGATGATTTTGTTGGTGACGTAATGGATGATGATGACATAAAGCTCCAAAACCTGCGGGAGCTATCCATGAAAACGATGCGAATAAATGAGAAGGTAGTCCATCGTTTTGTCCAAGGCTGCCCTTTTATCGAAGATATGCGACTGATCAATTGCTATGGTTTGAAATTCTTGCATGTTTCATCTCTGCCTAATTTAAATAGGTTGGAGGTACATGAGGGCTCCAACCTCAGGTGGATCAAACTTGAGGCACCAAATCTTGAGACATTTTGGTTCCACGGAAAGAAGTCTTCAAGGTGCAAAATACTCTTAGCAGGGTGTGGAAATCTTAAGAATTTGATGTTGAGGCATGCACATATGGCAGATAAGTCATTTCAGGAATATATCTCCTACTTCCCGTTGCTTGAAGAATTGTACCTGTTGGAGTGTCATGCATTGCATGGGATTACGATATTGAGTGACAAGCTGAAAAAGCTGTCGGTGATAAGGTGCCACAAGCTAAAGGAAGCCAACATTGATGCACCAAATCTACTTTCATTTGAGTATACTGGAGCTGAGCTGCGTTTTtcttccattaatgcttctcgGTTGCAAGAAGTGAAGCTTCACTTAAAATCCCAAAAACAAAAGTTTCACTCTAATGAAGTGCAGAAATTCATTAAAGGATTTGATGCCAAAGGTTTCAACTTGTTTCTTGCCTCCAAACAG GATGTGTTTATCTATGAGGATTTGAGAGGAATCCTTCAACTTCCCTCTAAAGTGTATAAGATAGAATTGACTAAATCAACAAAGATATTGGGAAATCTTCTCAATAGTCACTTGCGAGATTTTCACCCAAAAACTCTTACCTTAGAGACATCTCCCAGTAGTGAACTCCTCACG TTCTTGAAGGAGGAGATGATGAACAAAGAGAGGACTCCTAGCTGCTGTAAATATTACTCAAAGAAATGCTGGCGACATTATTTAAAAGAGGTTAATATGTTTGAGTTTTCAGTATCTAGGGTGAATCCAACTACAAGGTTTGAACTAAAATGGAGATCGGTGAGCTCGCTACTGCAGGAAGCTCTCATTATCCATGGAGCACTCAGGTCTCCTGGCAGAGTAGAATAA
- the LOC132055379 gene encoding glycosyltransferase BC10-like — protein sequence MKSRVGSQGSLEEGNEPVTKVVTNQYKPLPLRLLQFLLLFLGLGIVFSFVSMYMVRYSVVQNVIPMVQSRFQPCIQQLSLESWIKPPSNLLHSMNDTQLFWRATIVPQIKEYPFNRTRKIAFMFLTRGPLPLAPLWERFFKGNEKLYSIYVHSLPSYNPDFPPSSVFHGRQIPSQVAEWGRMSMCDAERRLLANALLDISNEFFVLLSEACIPLQNFKVVYHYISKSRHSFMGAVDEPGPYGRGRYNPNMSPEVNITDWRKGSQWFEVNRKLAVDIVKDEKYHPKFEKFCRPACYVDEHYFPTMLTIESPRLLANRTLTWVDWSRGGAHPATFGKADINDHFFKRISDMPTCIYNNQPTSLCFLFARKFAPSALGPLLEHSTKFLGF from the exons ATGAAGTCAAGAGTAGGGAGTCAAGGGTCATTAGAGGAAGGTAACGAACCTGTTactaaggtggtaacaaatcagTATAAGCCTTTACCATTAAGGTTACTTCAGTTTCTATTGCTATTTTTGGGTCTTGGTATTGTATTTTCATTTGTTAGTATGTATATGGTTCGGTATTCAGTAGTACAGAATGTAATCCCTATGGTACAATCAAGATTTCAGCCCTGTATTCAACAACTTAGTTTAGAGAGTTGGATTAAGCCTCCATCGAATCTGTTGCATTCGATGAATGATACTCAGTTGTTTTGGCGAGCTACGATTGTTCCTCAAATTAAAGAATACCCTTTTAATAGAACGCGAAAGATCGCGTTCATGTTCTTGACTAGAGGACCTTTGCCTTTGGCACCTTTGTGGGAGAGATTTTTCAAGGGGAATGAGAAGCTTTATTCGATATATGTTCATTCATTGCCATCATACAATCCTGATTTCCCACCTTCATCAGTATTTCATGGCAGGCAAATTCCTAGTCAG GTGGCGGAGTGGGGAAGAATGAGCATGTGTGATGCTGAAAGACGGCTTCTTGCTAATGCACTGCTTGATATCTCCAACGAATTTTTTGTCCTCTTATCCGAGGCATGCATTCCTCTGCAGAACTTCAAAGTTGTCTATCACTACATATCAAAATCCAGGCACAGTTTTATGGGTGCAGTAGATGAACCTGGACCTTATGGAAGAGGGCGTTACAATCCGAATATGTCACCTGAGGTTAACATCACTGATTGGCGTAAAGGATCTCAGTGGTTTGAAGTTAACAGGAAACTGGCTGTTGACATTGTTAAAGACGAGAAGTACCATCCTAAGTTTGAGAAGTTCTGTAGACCAGCGTGTTATGTGGACGAGCACTATTTTCCAACTATGCTGACAATAGAATCTCCTCGCCTCTTAGCAAACCGGACTCTCACTTGGGTGGACTGGTCCAGAGGTGGTGCTCATCCTGCTACATTTGGGAAGGCTGATATTAATGATCATTTTTTCAAGAGAATTTCTGACATGCCGACGTGTATATACAATAACCAGCCAACTTCACTTTGTTTCCTTTTTGCCAGAAAATTTGCTCCTAGTGCTTTGGGTCCTTTATTAGAACATTCTACTAAGTTTTTGGGCTTCTAA
- the LOC132055378 gene encoding IAA-amino acid hydrolase ILR1-like 4, protein MDYSRWVFLILIFVSFSATPICSELSEIPSKFLDFAKKAEVFDWIVGVRRRIHENPELGYEELETSKLIRQELDNLGIEYNYPFATTGIVGFIGSGKPPFVAIRADMDALPMQEMVDWEHKSRNPGKMHACGHDAHVAMLLGAAKILQEHRDILKGTVALVFQPAEEGGGGAKKMIDAGALENVEAIFGLHVNPNFPLGKVSSRSGPFLAGSGFFEAVITGKGGHAAIPQHSIDPILAASNVIVSLQHLVSREADPLDSQVVTVAKFQGGGAFNVIPDSVTIGGTFRAFSKESFQQLRQRIQEVIVGQAAVQRCNATVDFLTNDKPFFPPTVNDKNLHKHFQRVAGDMLGNNHVKDMEPLMGSEDFAFYQEVIPGYFYLLGMQDETNENLASVHSPYFKINEKALPFGAALQASLAIRYLLEAQPQVPSSSINDHDEL, encoded by the exons ATGGATTATTccagatgggttttcttgattttgatttttgtttctttttctgcCACACCCATTTGCTCAGAATTATCAGAAATCCCTAGTAAGTTCCTTGATTTTGCTAAGAAAGCTGAGGTTTTTGATTGGATTGTTGGGGTTAGGAGAAGGATACATGAGAATCCTGAGTTGGGTTATGAAGAATTAGAGACTAGTAAGCTTATTAGACAAGAATTGGATAATTTGGGTATTGAGTATAATTACCCTTTTGCCACTACTGGTATTGTTGGTTTTATTGGTTCAGGAAAACCCCCTTTTGTTGCCATCAGAGCTGATATGGATGCTCTCCCTATGCAG GAAATGGTGGACTGGGAGCACAAAAGTAGGAATCCTGGAAAAATGCACGCATGTGGCCATGATGCTCATGTTGCAATGCTTCTTGGTGCTGCAAAGATTCTTCAAGAACATCGGGACATTTTGAAG GGAACAGTTGCTCTTGTTTTTCAACCAGCAGAGGAGGGAGGTGGTGGGGCCAAGAAAATGATAGATGCTGGAGCACTAGAAAATGTAGAAGCAATATTTGGTCTGCATGTCAATCCCAACTTTCCTTTGGGTAAAGTTTCTTCAAGGTCTGGACCCTTTTTGGCTGGAAGTGGTTTTTTCGAGGCTGTAATTACTGGAAAAGGGGGTCATGCCGCTATTCCACAACATTCGATAGACCCAATTCTGGCAGCATCGAATGTAATTGTCAGCTTACAGCATCTTGTTTCCCGAGAGGCTGATCCTCTGGATTCTCAG GTAGTCACAGTTGCTAAATTCCAAGGAGGTGGTGCATTTAACGTTATTCCAGACTCTGTTACCATCGGTGGCACCTTTCGGGCTTTTTCAAAGGAGAGCTTTCAGCAGCTTAGGCAGCGAATTCAGGAG GTTATTGTTGGGCAAGCTGCTGTACAGAGGTGCAATGCAACTGTGGATTTTCTTACAAACGATAAACCCTTCTTCCCTCCGACCGTGAATGATAAAAACTTGCACAAACACTTCCAGAGAGTTGCAGGTGATATGCTTGGTAACAATCATGTAAAAGACATGGAACCATTAATGGGATCAGAGGATTTTGCTTTTTACCAAGAGGTTATCCCTGGTTACTTCTATCTACTTGGAATGCAGGACGAAACAAATGAAAACCTTGCATCAGTTCATTCaccttattttaaaatcaaCGAAAAAGCACTTCCTTTTGGTGCTGCACTTCAAGCATCTTTGGCTATTAGATATCTTCTCGAAGCACAACCACAAGTTCCTTCGTCAAGTATAAATGATCACGATGAATTGTAA